The Salvia splendens isolate huo1 chromosome 21, SspV2, whole genome shotgun sequence genome includes a window with the following:
- the LOC121784687 gene encoding uncharacterized protein LOC121784687 codes for MTLLYENVLYPINGMGNWPKSSDVGFELAPPRTKRQRGRPKKLRREEPQVRQHANGSESLRQIYVVRCRRCGQDGHNRRTCTNDPRVDARTEVGQSSQPSETNTPTTTDGGDRPAASNLETNTTVPRPSTRRTRTQPQRCGRRGDRD; via the exons ATGACGCTTCTGTACGAGAATGTCCTCTACCCAATCAATGGGATGGGTAATTGGCCGAAGTCTTCAGATGTTGGATTTGAACTGGCACCCCCGAGGACAAAGCGACAACGTGGACGGCCAAAGAAACTGAGGCGTGAAGAACCCCAGGTTCGTCAACATGCGAATGGATCAGAGTCTCTGAGACAAATCTATGTAGTCAGGTGTCGTCGGTGCGGACAAGATGGGCATAACCGAAGAACATGCACTAATGATCCCCGCGTAGATGCCCGAACCGAGGTTGGCCAGAGTTCACAGCCCAGTGAGACCAATACGCCAACCACGACGGACGGCGGTGACAGGCCTGCGGCGTCCAACCTGGAG aCCAATACGACTGTTCCAAGGCCTAGCACACGCCGGACCAGGACACAACCGCAGCGCTGTGGCCGTCGAGGGGATCGGGATTGA